Proteins from a single region of Bacteroidia bacterium:
- a CDS encoding DUF1343 domain-containing protein, with translation MKNILLLIVILRGLAFSQGVEIGASILLREHLEDLKGKKLGLVVNQTSVVGNTHLVDTLLKVGCQVTAIFAPEHGFRGDADAGAQIKDGIDAKTGIIIYSLFGKILKPTPEMLANIDVILFDIQDIGARFYTYISTLSLVMEAAAEQDKEVWVLDRPNPNGDIVAGPVLEREFSSFVGKHEIPILHGLTVAEYANMVNGERWLKNGLQCKLKLILMKKWHHSMPWEETGLKWIKPSPNIPDLKTARWYPYVCWFEGVNVSVGRGTYKPFLFLGAPYVSNRTLLYLRGLYDLDTVYFTPVSIKGMATHPPFELQTCKGVNLNTPPAQANECFELSLELLRLFYQNSGKRPDFFQPSFIKLCGTDKIKADIIAEKQPKEIIFSWQDKLYKYQQKRKKYLLYPE, from the coding sequence GTGAAGAATATCTTACTTTTGATAGTGATATTAAGAGGCTTGGCATTTAGTCAAGGTGTAGAAATTGGTGCATCTATTTTATTAAGAGAACACTTGGAGGATTTGAAAGGTAAAAAGCTGGGCTTAGTGGTCAATCAAACTTCTGTGGTAGGAAATACGCATTTAGTAGATACCTTACTCAAAGTAGGTTGCCAAGTAACAGCTATTTTTGCTCCTGAACATGGATTTAGGGGAGATGCTGATGCAGGAGCACAAATTAAAGATGGCATAGACGCTAAAACAGGAATTATTATTTATTCTCTATTTGGAAAAATTTTAAAACCTACTCCCGAAATGCTTGCCAACATTGATGTGATTTTGTTTGACATTCAAGATATAGGTGCGCGGTTTTACACTTACATTTCTACTTTAAGCTTGGTTATGGAAGCTGCAGCAGAGCAAGATAAAGAAGTTTGGGTATTGGACAGACCTAATCCTAATGGGGATATTGTAGCAGGTCCTGTATTGGAAAGAGAGTTCAGTTCTTTTGTCGGAAAGCATGAAATTCCCATTTTACACGGCTTAACTGTGGCAGAATATGCAAATATGGTTAATGGAGAGAGGTGGTTAAAAAATGGACTACAATGTAAATTGAAGTTAATTTTAATGAAAAAATGGCATCATTCCATGCCTTGGGAAGAAACAGGCTTAAAGTGGATAAAGCCCTCTCCGAATATTCCTGACCTAAAAACAGCAAGATGGTATCCTTATGTGTGCTGGTTTGAAGGTGTCAATGTAAGTGTAGGTAGAGGTACGTACAAGCCTTTTTTATTTTTAGGAGCGCCTTATGTAAGCAACCGAACGCTGTTGTACTTACGTGGCTTGTATGATTTAGATACTGTTTATTTTACTCCTGTGAGCATAAAAGGTATGGCTACACATCCCCCTTTTGAATTACAGACTTGTAAAGGTGTCAACCTAAACACGCCCCCTGCCCAAGCAAATGAGTGTTTTGAATTAAGTTTAGAACTGCTTAGGTTGTTTTATCAAAATAGTGGCAAACGTCCCGATTTTTTTCAACCTTCTTTTATTAAACTATGTGGTACAGACAAGATAAAAGCTGATATCATAGCCGAAAAGCAGCCCAAAGAAATTATCTTTTCATGGCAAGATAAGTTGTACAAATATCAACAAAAGCGTAAAAAGTACTTGTTATATCCTGAGTAA
- the rffA gene encoding dTDP-4-amino-4,6-dideoxygalactose transaminase — protein MTPIKIPFNKPYLCGNELKYIEQAVQSGKISGDGMFTKKCHEWFEQKYHFKKCFLTTSCTDALEMAAILIDIQPGDEVIMPSYTFVSTANAFVLRGAKIIFVDSSPNEPNMDISQIEPLITSKTKAIVVVHYAGVACDMDPVLQLASKYNLYVVEDAAQAIDSYYKGKPLGSIGHLAAFSFHETKNIISGEGGMLVVNEDKFVKRAEIIREKGTNRSQFFRGEVDKYGWVDIGSSFLPSDIIAAFLYAQLEHIEPIQKQRKHIWETYYADLKPLSEKGYFALPYIPDYATNNYHMFYILCRNLEERTALTNYLKGKGILAVFHYLPLEQSVYYRSKHDGRILPHSSRYADTLLRLPLYYELNDTDLKFVIDSIKEFFNAL, from the coding sequence ATGACACCTATAAAAATTCCTTTTAATAAACCCTATTTGTGCGGAAATGAACTCAAATATATAGAGCAAGCCGTTCAATCAGGCAAAATATCAGGCGATGGAATGTTTACTAAAAAATGCCATGAGTGGTTCGAACAAAAATATCACTTCAAAAAATGTTTTCTCACTACTTCATGTACAGATGCACTAGAAATGGCGGCTATTTTAATAGACATTCAGCCAGGTGATGAAGTGATTATGCCCAGCTATACTTTTGTTAGCACGGCAAACGCATTTGTATTACGTGGGGCTAAAATTATTTTTGTAGACAGTAGCCCCAATGAACCTAATATGGACATATCTCAAATAGAACCGCTAATTACTTCTAAAACCAAAGCTATTGTAGTAGTACATTATGCAGGTGTAGCTTGTGATATGGACCCAGTTTTACAACTTGCCAGTAAGTATAATTTGTATGTTGTGGAAGATGCTGCACAAGCTATAGACAGTTACTATAAAGGAAAGCCATTGGGCAGCATTGGGCATTTGGCTGCTTTTTCCTTTCATGAGACTAAGAATATCATTTCAGGAGAAGGTGGAATGTTAGTAGTCAATGAAGATAAATTTGTTAAACGGGCAGAAATTATCCGTGAAAAAGGCACTAATCGCTCACAATTTTTTAGGGGTGAGGTAGATAAGTACGGTTGGGTAGATATAGGTTCATCTTTTTTACCTTCTGATATTATTGCCGCTTTTTTATATGCACAGTTAGAACATATTGAACCCATTCAAAAACAAAGAAAACATATATGGGAAACCTATTACGCAGACTTAAAGCCCCTTTCAGAAAAAGGATACTTTGCTTTACCTTATATTCCTGACTATGCAACAAATAACTATCACATGTTTTATATTTTATGCCGAAATCTTGAAGAACGAACTGCCTTAACGAATTATCTTAAAGGTAAGGGTATTCTAGCTGTGTTTCATTACTTACCTTTGGAGCAATCTGTTTATTACAGAAGTAAGCATGATGGCAGAATTTTACCTCATTCAAGCCGCTATGCAGATACTTTATTACGACTACCCTTGTACTATGAGCTAAATGATACAGACTTAAAATTCGTTATTGATAGCATTAAAGAATTTTTTAATGCACTGTAA
- the tyrS gene encoding tyrosine--tRNA ligase yields MFSHFIEELTWRGLIHDKVEGVHEHLSNQMVTGYIGFDPTAVSLHVGSLLPIMVLVRFQRAGHKPIVIIGGGTGMIGDPSGKSTERQLLDPNTLEKNVQGLQKQLAQYLDFENGKNKAELLNNVDWLGKMSMIEFLRDVGKFFRVNVMLTKDSVKKRIESETGISYTEFSYQLLQAYDFEYLYRTKNCTLQMGASDQWGNITAGIDYIHYKYGHSAKVFGLTFPLVTKSDGTKFGKSEKGNIWLDATLTTPYQFYQFWLRLPDDVAPKFLRYYTFLDQSTINELQNEHNKAPHLRIMQHTLAEQVTEFVHGKEALKLAQRTTQALFSKNIQEAFAGLSDEEIDLVLSGADSVTISKTQLEAGIPVLDAIVMAGLKESKGEARKLIQGNGFSVNKVKWNQPNAVLTKSHLLQGKFILLQSGKSDIVVLKVEEGQTPAT; encoded by the coding sequence ATGTTTAGCCATTTTATTGAGGAACTTACTTGGCGGGGGCTTATTCACGATAAGGTAGAGGGCGTACATGAACATTTATCTAATCAAATGGTTACGGGATATATTGGTTTTGATCCCACAGCAGTTAGTTTGCATGTAGGTTCGCTTTTGCCCATTATGGTATTAGTACGTTTTCAGCGAGCTGGGCACAAGCCGATTGTTATCATAGGGGGAGGTACAGGAATGATTGGCGACCCAAGCGGAAAATCCACAGAAAGGCAACTTTTAGACCCAAACACGCTTGAAAAAAACGTTCAGGGGCTACAAAAACAGCTTGCTCAATATCTTGACTTTGAAAACGGTAAAAATAAAGCAGAATTGCTCAATAATGTGGATTGGTTAGGAAAAATGTCTATGATTGAATTTTTGAGAGATGTAGGTAAGTTTTTTAGAGTTAACGTTATGCTGACTAAGGATAGTGTAAAAAAGCGTATAGAATCAGAAACGGGAATTAGTTATACTGAATTCAGCTACCAATTGCTACAAGCTTACGATTTTGAATATCTGTATCGTACTAAAAACTGCACTTTACAAATGGGGGCAAGCGACCAATGGGGCAATATAACCGCAGGGATAGACTATATTCATTACAAATATGGGCATTCTGCCAAAGTTTTTGGGCTTACTTTTCCTCTTGTAACTAAATCCGATGGTACCAAATTCGGCAAATCAGAAAAAGGAAATATTTGGCTTGATGCTACTTTGACTACACCCTACCAATTTTATCAATTTTGGTTACGCCTTCCTGATGATGTAGCACCAAAATTTCTTCGCTATTACACTTTTTTAGACCAATCCACAATAAACGAACTACAAAACGAGCACAATAAAGCTCCGCATTTGCGGATTATGCAGCATACTTTGGCTGAACAAGTTACAGAATTCGTACACGGTAAAGAAGCACTTAAGCTTGCCCAACGTACTACTCAAGCTTTGTTCAGTAAAAATATTCAAGAAGCTTTTGCAGGACTTTCGGATGAAGAAATTGACCTTGTTTTATCAGGAGCGGACAGTGTAACTATCTCTAAAACGCAGCTTGAAGCAGGAATACCTGTATTAGATGCAATTGTGATGGCAGGACTAAAAGAAAGCAAGGGCGAAGCACGAAAATTGATACAAGGTAATGGTTTTAGCGTCAATAAAGTCAAGTGGAACCAACCTAACGCCGTTTTGACCAAATCGCATTTACTACAAGGTAAGTTTATTTTGCTGCAATCAGGTAAAAGTGATATTGTAGTATTGAAAGTAGAAGAAGGTCAAACTCCTGCTACGTGA
- a CDS encoding chemotaxis protein CheB → MNIDRIIVIGGSAGSFPVSNILLTQIPKNFPIPIVFCMHRLKNIRHGFVEALNLKTNIPVIEPQDKDKIKPNSIYLAPANYHLLVDYDYTFAYSVAESVRYSRPSIDVLFISTALVFGDKTIGILLSGANTDGTEGMQAIHQQGGITIVQDPATCTVQTMTQSAIENVPIQYVLPPEKIIPTLISLIQKHS, encoded by the coding sequence ATGAATATAGACCGAATAATTGTAATAGGTGGTTCTGCAGGTAGTTTTCCTGTAAGCAACATACTGCTTACACAAATACCTAAAAACTTTCCTATTCCGATTGTTTTTTGTATGCATAGACTCAAAAATATACGGCATGGTTTTGTGGAAGCACTAAACTTAAAAACTAATATTCCTGTGATAGAACCTCAAGACAAAGATAAAATTAAACCGAATTCTATTTATCTTGCTCCTGCGAACTACCATCTTTTAGTAGATTATGATTATACTTTTGCATACAGTGTAGCAGAATCAGTTCGGTATTCTCGCCCTTCAATTGATGTATTATTCATCAGTACAGCTCTAGTTTTTGGAGATAAAACGATTGGAATTTTACTCTCAGGCGCAAACACAGACGGCACCGAAGGAATGCAGGCTATTCACCAACAAGGGGGCATAACTATTGTCCAAGACCCCGCCACTTGCACTGTACAAACAATGACTCAATCGGCTATTGAAAATGTACCTATACAATATGTTCTACCACCTGAAAAAATTATTCCTACACTTATTTCATTGATCCAAAAGCATTCATAA
- a CDS encoding O-antigen ligase family protein produces MRFYWVFATLCMIIAFLFHYPKNIKLTLFGITLCGIIACFVYLKISEYRNKHQVWLDPRDYSVFVQIESIFIWSRNESNGERINRWQAAKLMFGESKWTGIGIQRYFFYRDKIERSKIAETNRMNDYMNAHNIHWHYSGTGHDGYNCFVRIYIKLCISFTQVGILGILGILIFLHYLLLIIRSY; encoded by the coding sequence TTGCGTTTTTATTGGGTTTTTGCTACTTTGTGCATGATAATTGCATTTTTATTTCATTATCCAAAGAACATTAAACTAACTTTATTCGGTATTACTTTATGTGGCATAATTGCTTGCTTTGTTTATCTTAAAATAAGTGAATACCGAAATAAACACCAAGTTTGGTTAGACCCCAGAGATTATTCTGTATTTGTGCAGATAGAGTCCATTTTTATTTGGAGTAGAAACGAGTCAAATGGAGAGCGTATAAACCGCTGGCAAGCTGCTAAACTCATGTTTGGGGAGAGTAAATGGACAGGAATAGGTATCCAAAGGTATTTCTTTTATAGGGATAAGATTGAGCGAAGTAAAATCGCAGAAACTAACCGTATGAATGATTATATGAACGCTCATAATATACATTGGCACTATAGCGGAACAGGGCATGATGGGTATAATTGCTTTGTTAGGATTTATATTAAGTTGTGTATATCATTTACGCAGGTGGGGATTTTAGGGATTTTAGGGATTTTAATATTTTTACATTATTTATTATTAATTATTAGGAGTTATTGA
- a CDS encoding TM2 domain-containing protein translates to MQQSNSGKSQLAALIICIFAGPLGIHRFYLGYTAVGIIQLFTLGGCGIWVLIDLILIATGDLKPKDGEYEKTL, encoded by the coding sequence ATGCAGCAAAGTAATAGTGGCAAAAGTCAGCTCGCAGCCCTTATAATATGTATTTTTGCGGGGCCTCTAGGGATACACAGATTTTACCTGGGGTACACTGCTGTGGGAATAATACAACTTTTTACGCTAGGAGGATGTGGTATATGGGTATTGATTGACCTCATTCTCATTGCAACTGGAGACTTGAAGCCAAAAGATGGAGAATATGAAAAAACATTATAG
- a CDS encoding amino acid permease, with protein MNYLRKKSVSSLQETKESKGLAKHLTVIDITAFGIAAIIGAGIFSTIGKASADGGPAITLLFVFTAIACSFSAFCYAEFASIVPVSGSAYTYAYVAFGEIIAWIIGWDLIMEYAIGNIVVAVSWSEYFVSLWNNLSDNVFHWGYFPKWLCTDYYTGLKNGVDKIAPTIAGFPIMFNLPASLITLGITWLTYKGIKESRTGSNIFVIIKLAVIFMVIVLGSFYVKPENWVPFLPEGMSGVLKGISAIFFAYIGFDAISTTAEECKNPQKDLPKGIIFSLIICTILYVLITLVITGMVNYKELRVADPLAYVFEKIHAPAWISMVISISAVVAMASVLLVFQLGQPRIWLAMSRDGLLPKAFGKIHPKYQTPSFSTILTGLIVGVPSTLFIDANLITDLTSIGTLFAFVLVSGGVAVLQVAQPDLERKFKVPFVPAKYSLPIISLLIVFIIIIFSSEDVYTILKNIFINENGGIVIGRVVFVVLWLVLIGLSFKFNFSLIPLLGVLTSAFMMLELSATTWYGFFIWLLIGMIIYFGYSAKNSKLNTQNTKN; from the coding sequence ATGAATTACCTGCGCAAAAAAAGTGTGAGTTCTTTGCAAGAGACTAAAGAAAGCAAAGGATTAGCAAAGCACCTTACAGTTATAGATATCACTGCTTTTGGAATTGCAGCTATTATAGGTGCAGGGATTTTTAGCACTATTGGTAAAGCTAGTGCAGATGGGGGTCCTGCAATAACCTTGCTATTTGTTTTTACAGCAATAGCATGTAGTTTTTCTGCTTTTTGTTATGCAGAATTTGCTTCTATAGTGCCTGTTTCAGGCAGTGCATATACGTATGCATACGTAGCATTTGGAGAAATTATAGCTTGGATTATTGGCTGGGACCTAATCATGGAGTATGCAATTGGAAACATTGTAGTGGCTGTTTCATGGTCAGAATACTTTGTTTCTTTGTGGAACAATCTTTCGGATAATGTATTTCACTGGGGCTACTTTCCTAAATGGCTATGTACAGATTATTACACAGGATTGAAAAATGGAGTAGATAAAATAGCCCCTACCATAGCAGGATTTCCTATTATGTTTAACTTGCCTGCATCTCTCATCACACTTGGAATTACATGGCTAACTTATAAAGGTATCAAAGAAAGTCGAACAGGCAGCAATATTTTTGTGATAATTAAATTAGCTGTAATTTTTATGGTGATTGTGCTGGGAAGTTTTTATGTAAAACCTGAAAATTGGGTACCTTTCCTCCCTGAGGGTATGTCAGGAGTACTCAAAGGAATATCAGCTATTTTCTTTGCATACATTGGTTTTGATGCTATTTCAACTACTGCAGAAGAATGCAAAAACCCTCAAAAGGACTTACCCAAAGGTATTATTTTTTCTTTGATAATATGCACAATTTTGTATGTGCTTATAACTTTAGTTATTACGGGAATGGTTAACTACAAAGAGCTGCGTGTAGCTGACCCTTTAGCTTATGTGTTTGAAAAAATTCATGCTCCTGCTTGGATCTCCATGGTTATCAGCATTAGTGCCGTAGTAGCTATGGCATCAGTGTTATTAGTTTTTCAGCTAGGACAGCCAAGAATATGGCTAGCCATGAGTAGAGATGGATTACTTCCAAAAGCTTTTGGAAAAATTCATCCAAAGTATCAAACCCCAAGTTTTTCCACTATTTTGACAGGCTTAATTGTAGGAGTTCCATCTACACTATTTATAGATGCTAATTTAATAACAGACCTAACCAGCATAGGAACTTTGTTTGCTTTTGTTTTAGTTAGTGGCGGCGTAGCCGTACTGCAAGTTGCACAACCTGATTTAGAACGAAAGTTCAAAGTACCTTTTGTGCCTGCCAAATACTCTTTACCTATTATCTCACTTTTGATTGTATTTATCATCATTATATTCAGCAGTGAAGATGTCTACACCATTCTAAAAAACATTTTTATTAACGAAAATGGAGGTATTGTTATAGGTAGAGTAGTTTTTGTTGTGTTGTGGTTAGTTTTAATTGGGCTCTCTTTCAAATTTAATTTCAGTTTAATTCCCTTGTTAGGTGTACTTACCTCAGCCTTTATGATGTTAGAACTGAGTGCTACTACTTGGTATGGATTTTTTATATGGTTATTGATTGGGATGATAATTTACTTTGGATACAGTGCAAAAAATAGCAAACTAAATACACAAAATACAAAAAATTAA
- the cas6 gene encoding CRISPR-associated endoribonuclease Cas6, which translates to MRISIQFSPNKQPVDFNYIDLLIRRFHQWLGGNNEKHGEKLALYSFSWLQGKVKVIKKVEYNLEKSYLDFPEGAKWVISAWESDIINRIMVGIFNDHYGFYGMKAKQVWVEEPPQFGTSQIFRTISPILVKRYINNKTVYFTYDNPESDTFLTETLQNKLKKAGLDPEVKVSFVKDYPSAKTRLVTHKNIQIKVNQCPVKVEGTPEQIEFAWNVGIGNSTGIGFGAIEPLDELPEM; encoded by the coding sequence ATGAGAATTAGCATCCAGTTTTCTCCTAACAAGCAGCCCGTAGACTTTAATTACATAGACCTTTTAATACGCCGTTTTCATCAATGGTTAGGGGGTAATAACGAAAAACATGGTGAAAAATTAGCGCTTTATTCTTTTTCTTGGCTGCAAGGTAAAGTAAAAGTCATAAAAAAGGTGGAATACAACCTTGAAAAGTCCTATTTAGATTTTCCCGAAGGCGCTAAGTGGGTCATTAGTGCTTGGGAAAGTGATATAATCAATCGTATCATGGTAGGTATTTTTAACGACCACTACGGATTTTATGGTATGAAGGCTAAGCAAGTATGGGTAGAAGAGCCCCCTCAATTCGGAACAAGCCAAATTTTTAGGACAATTTCACCGATATTAGTCAAACGGTACATAAATAACAAAACCGTCTACTTTACTTATGACAACCCTGAATCCGATACGTTTCTAACAGAAACATTACAAAATAAGCTAAAAAAAGCAGGTCTAGATCCAGAAGTAAAAGTAAGTTTTGTAAAAGATTATCCAAGTGCAAAAACACGCTTAGTGACTCATAAAAACATACAAATTAAGGTCAATCAATGTCCCGTTAAAGTAGAAGGTACCCCAGAGCAGATTGAATTTGCTTGGAATGTCGGAATAGGAAACAGTACAGGAATAGGCTTCGGTGCTATTGAACCCCTTGATGAATTACCTGAAATGTAA
- a CDS encoding protein-glutamate O-methyltransferase CheR, whose product MIEDLPESEVKYFAHQVKQNYGYDFENYALSSLKRRLIRILSLYQLTSIEKLLEQIQNKKLDIKEVVCQITVNTTEFFRDPSTWQFIRSQVLPNLIHKPRIDVWHTACSTGEEVLSMIILLSEANVLEKSYFWATDINEKVLEQARKAEYHIRNWDLFMENYNAYQPLYPIEKYCVKHSDKFFFYKSLLKNVVYEKFDLVRDEHNQQYDIVFCRNVLIYFNQKLQNQVVEKLANCTKPRSYLVIGSKETIMWCKAAERYHVLSHKEKVYQLK is encoded by the coding sequence ATGATAGAAGATTTACCAGAAAGTGAGGTAAAATATTTTGCACATCAAGTCAAACAAAATTACGGATATGACTTTGAAAATTATGCTTTGTCTTCTCTCAAACGCAGGTTGATAAGAATTTTAAGTCTATATCAATTGACAAGTATAGAAAAATTGTTAGAGCAAATACAAAATAAAAAATTAGATATCAAAGAAGTAGTATGCCAGATTACTGTAAATACCACAGAGTTTTTTCGCGATCCTAGCACTTGGCAGTTTATTCGCAGCCAAGTACTACCTAATCTTATTCATAAACCTCGCATTGATGTATGGCACACAGCCTGTTCCACGGGAGAAGAGGTGCTTAGCATGATTATCCTGCTTTCCGAAGCTAATGTCCTAGAAAAATCTTACTTTTGGGCTACCGACATCAATGAAAAAGTTTTAGAACAAGCGAGAAAAGCAGAATATCACATACGTAATTGGGACTTATTCATGGAAAATTACAACGCTTACCAGCCCCTTTATCCTATTGAAAAGTATTGTGTCAAGCACAGTGACAAATTCTTTTTCTATAAAAGCTTACTCAAAAATGTAGTATATGAAAAATTTGACCTTGTCAGAGATGAACATAATCAGCAGTACGATATCGTGTTTTGTAGAAATGTACTTATCTACTTTAACCAGAAACTACAAAACCAAGTAGTTGAAAAACTAGCTAATTGCACAAAACCGAGAAGCTATTTAGTTATAGGTTCAAAAGAAACAATTATGTGGTGTAAAGCCGCAGAACGATATCATGTGCTTTCTCACAAAGAGAAGGTTTATCAACTAAAATAG